The Hypanus sabinus isolate sHypSab1 chromosome 3, sHypSab1.hap1, whole genome shotgun sequence genome contains a region encoding:
- the tmem126a gene encoding transmembrane protein 126A, which produces MSTSSQLKLEDLTQATRMANSGTLFTQDHQNKNPSSNVMEMLLERFERLPELDRTFFVYGPFYLGINSALAGLIANSFFRRALNIAQARFASSLPMAVLPFLSTVAGYNAVISKPLLSGDLNCPTCALVRGGLVASFGGGLYPVLLALPINAGLATRYNTSPMPEKGNIIRFWIALCQPFKRKISYVIILQTLFGFFLSSKHYAIYMKMLELPPSHIDPEH; this is translated from the exons ATGTCCACTTCTTCGCAGTTGAAGTTAGAAGATCTTACTCAG GCGACGAGAATGGCAAACAGCGGTACGTTGTTTACACAAGATCATCAAAATAAGAATCCCAGCTCAAATGTGATGGAAATGCTCCTTGAACGGTTTGAGCGCCTTCCAGAATTAGACAG AACATTTTTTGTCTATGGACCTTTCTACCTTGGGATAAATTCAGCACTTGCTGGTTTAATTGCCAACAGTTTCTTTCGGAGAGCTCTCAATATTGCACAGGCTCGTTTTGCATCTAGTTTGCCTATGGCAGTCCTTCCATTCCTGTCAACCGTAGCTGGGTATAATGCTGTTATATCAAAACCTTTGCTTTCAG GTGATCTAAACTGTCCCACATGTGCTCTAGTTAGAGGAGGATTAGTGGCATCTTTTGGTGGAGGCTTATATCCTGTTCTCTTGGCCTTGCCTATAAATGCTGGACTTGCCACAAG GTACAATACAAGCCCTATGCCAGAAAAAGGAAATATAATAAGATTCTGGATTGCTCTTTGTCAGCCATTTAAGAGAAAAATAAGCTATGTGATAATCCTTCAGACTCTGTTTGGATTCTTCCTAAGTTCCAAGCACTATGCAATTTACATGAAAATGCTTGAACTTCCTCCGTCCCACATAGATCCCGAACATTAA